Sequence from the Flavobacterium sp. J372 genome:
GGTGCCCGGCTGTGTAGGCGTACCTTTTTGCTTAGCCATTTCTTCGCTGGTCTGGCTGTCAACGTAAGCCTTGCCGTTCTTTATAAACTCAATAGCCCAGTCATACAGCTCCTGAAAATAGTCTGATGCATAGCGCTCTTCAGCCCATTTAAAGCCAAGCCACTCTACATCTTTCTTTATGGCATTAACATACTCCTGCTCTTCTTTGGCAGGGTTGGTATCATCAAAACGCAGGTTTACAGGTGCCTTGTAACGCAGCCCCAGACCAAAGTTCAGGCAGATGGCGCTGGCATGGCCTACGTGCAGGTAGCCATTAGGCTCTGGCGGGAAACGAAAACGCAGCTTATCCTGAGACAGGCCTGCTTTTAAATCGTCTTCTATTATTTGTTCTATAAAATTCAGTGATCTTTCTTCAGCCGACATAGTGGTTTTTTATATGATGGCAAAGGTATGGATTAGTTTGAATGTTGTAAAGTTGAAAGTCTGAAAGTTCAATTATAGAATCTTGTAACCAAGTAAAACAGATATTGAGCCGTTTGTATTACTGTGTGTAAGTGACTTTTTAGCGTAATAGTTGATTCCTGCACTATAATTTTTGTAAATATAACCAAAGCCAACCCGCAATAACGATGAACCTGAATTTGCGTTCTTATAATCGATATTTAATATGTTATTATTCCTGGTATAAGTTGCCGTGGGCTTTGAACCGATAACAGTATTGAAGCCATAAGCTATGTCAAGATTAAGTTCAGAATTCTTATTTAAAATGAAATAATGTCTAATTCCTAAAGGCATTTCTACGTAGGAGTATCCAGTTATCTTTAAATCAGCATCATACGCCTTAATATATTGAGATATCTCACCTTGACTATTATAGGTAGGAGTTGTAAATAAAGCCCATTTTTTATGGTTGAATGGAAGCCTGATTTCTGCTTCAAATCCTAGTAAAATGTTTGTTTCTGCATCACCTTCTAAACTTATCTGATCATAACCGCTTCCTCCAACACCAAATCTTTCTAGGAGTACATCAATTTTCGATGTATAAAAATTTATCCCTGTGACAACTCTAAGATTAAAGTCCGCCATTGTTTTCCTTTCAGCATAGTTCACAGTTTCTGAATCTTGACACTCATTATACCTTGTAATGACTCCAAGTAGCTGATTTTCATTATATTTAATCTTTCGTATATCACCTACAGTTTCACATTTTAAGCTATTGTATAATTCTAATCTGAAACTGTTATCAGTTTCTTCCCTACCAGTAGCAGTACTTAAATACCTGGTGTATATTAAGGGTTTTACAGGCTGGCCTTCAAAATGGAGAAAATATATATCATCTCCATTTTTTAATAATGAGGCTTTACCTTCAGCAATAACTTTTAAAAGCTGCTTTCCGGATTTTATTGCAATGTTGCCCTTCTGCTCAGGGATTGCCGGCACGTCGTATTCTTTATACATGTGAGATGTACCCTCAATATAAAATGATTGAAGCTGAGACGTGTAAATTTTCTTTACTTCGGCTGACTCGTCTGTTTTATATTCAATTTCAGTCGGGATTCTGTTCCAGTCATAGTTTTTAATCAAGCATTCTGTCTGTTGGTTGGTTTTAGTTACAAAATATCCTTTTTGGAATGTGGTTTGGGCGGTTGCAGTGATAAAGAATAGGAAAGAACAAAGAATAAAGATTTTTTTCATTACGGGTGTGTTGGTTTAATGATTATAATTTCGGCTAAAATATAAAAATTGAAATTGTTAAAAGGGTATTACAAAACTTTATCGGTAGCGCCAAAACTTCCTAACTTTACAACTTTAAACATTACAATAAATGGGTATAATCAAATTACAAAATATACGTACCTTTTCTTACCACGGCTGCCTTGAAGAAGAAGCGAAAATTGGCAGTGATTACAGGGTGGATTTGGAAATTAAGGCCGATATGAGGAAGCCTAAAGAAACAGATGAGTTGGCTGATACGGTTGATTACGTACACCTTAACCGCATTGTTGTTGAAGAAATGGCAATACGTTCAAAATTGCTGGAGCATGTGGCACACCGCATTGTAAAACGCATTTTTGCTGAATTGCCTGAAGTTTCCCGGATATTACTGGGAGTAAGTAAATTAAATCCGCCGATAGGTGGTGATGTTGAAATGGTTATTGTCCAGCTTGAAGAATACAGGTCATAAAAAAAAGAGGGTTATACCCTCTTTTTTTTATGCTTTATCTTGTATTTGCCGTCGCTGTAAAGGTTTGACGCTGTTATTACATGTGCCAGGGCATCTTTAGCCAGTTCAGGGTCTAGGCGCATGGGCCTCATAACGGTGTCATTAATAAGCCTGAACTGTAATGGCTCTTTACCAGGCTGCATTATCACTACTCTGTCTTCTACCCTGAAGGCGTTTATGTCATGAAACTGCATAATGGCACGCCCTTCATCTGTCGGCTTTATATCGAAAATATTCCTGCCGGGCATTGGTGTCTCGGCAGTTATTCCGGCCAGGCTAAGCAATGACGGCCCCATATCAATCTGGCTGCAAAGTTTAGTGTACTTCTCCCCTTTTGGCACACCCGGGCCTATAACCAGCGCAGGGATGTGGAATTTATTTACAGGTACCAGGCTCTTGCCATAAGTTCGGGTATTATGGTCGGCAATTACAATGAAAATCGTGTTTTTGAAATATGCTTCTTTCTTAGCCAGCTCAAAGAATTTACCAATAGAGAAATCGGCATATTTCATTGCGTTATGTACCGTATTTTTCTCTTTGTCATGCAGCTTTATCCTGCCATCAGGAAACTCAAACGGCTCATGGTTTGAGGTAGAGAACATTAATGAAAAGAATGGCTTATTACCTTTTGTTTTAAAGTAATCATTGGCTTTTACAGCAAGGTCTTCATCACTGTAACCCCATGTGCCTTTCATAGCATATTTTTTACCATCGCTGTCAAAATCCTCCTCATCAATGATATTCTGAAAGCCATTGCCGTTAAAGAAAGCAGCCATGTTATCAAAATTAGCCATACCGCCGTATATAAAGCTGGTATCATAGCCGTTATCCTGAAGTATATCGGCCAGGGTAAAGAACCCTGTCTGCGAGTTGCTAAGCTTTACCACGCTTTCAGACGGTGATGGTAAAAATCCTGAAACTACTGCCTCAATACCTCTTACGCTTCTTGTGCCGGTGCAATACAGGTTTCTAAATAGTAATCCTTCTTTTGTAAGCTTGTCGAATTCAGGCGTTAAAGGCATACCACCGAGGGCACCCACATACTCAGCACCCAAACTCTCCTGAAGGAAAATCACTATGTTGCATGGTTTTTTTCGCTTGAAATCTGCATCCTGAATGTGAAGCAGCGGAAAGTCTTTATCTGTAAAATCTTCAGGCGCGGCTGTCATGTATTTCTTTACGCGGCTGTAGGCTTCTTCCTTGTCCATTTTACCATACATTTTTGCTGCATTATCTTCATTTTTTAATGAATATGCTGCGAAAGCCACAGTGTATGTTGAGTTAAGCCCGAATGAATTAGTAAGCTGGTCAAATGAAAATACAGCATTACTGGCGTTTATCGGCCTTTTTGAGGTAAGGCTTGAACGCGCACCCACAAAAAGCAAAAAAGCCACTACCGGAAACACCAGCAGCCTCCATTTATAATCATTCGTAACTGGTACAAAAAGCTTTTGTCGCCGCCTGTACAGCAAATAAATGAATACCGACATTACAACTAATGTGATTATAATTGAAGGGAGGTAACTTTTAAACAATGTTCCTATAACTTCTTTCGGGTATATGAGATAATCAAGGAAAAGCCTGTTTGGCCGGGTATCATATTGCTGTACGAAATCAAGAGTTGATAGTTCCATGATCAGCAAAATGCAGAGCAGCAGTGTAAAATACCCGTACAGAAATACTTTAAAATAGCTTAAAAATCTATCCGGCACCAGTGAAAGGATAATTGCCGGTAAAAATGAAAGGTAACATAACAGTATCAGGTCAAACCGCAAGCCAATCGGGAAAATATACCAATAATGTGGTGAATCATCTACCCTGTCTTCAAAGACCAGAAACAATATCAACCTGCTTAATGTTGTGATACATAGGCCAATAAAAATAAAACTTAATATTGGTTTTAGGTGAGCCAGCTTTTTCATCCTGTTAAATAAATCTAAAATTTGTATTAACGAAATGTTAACTTTTTTATTTTGAGGCAAGTATAGGAATTTTTTTCTTTCAGTACACTTTTTTCTTGCGATAGTGTAAATAATATGTAAATTTGCCATCCACGCTCAGGGCATCTTGGCCGAGCGGCTAGGCACAGGTCTGCAAAACCTGCTACAGCGGTTCGAATCCGCTAGATGCCTCAAATGCAAAAAGCTGTCAGATATCTGGCAGCTTTTTTTGTTTAAGTCAAAATGTAAGGATATATCTCTATATAATCTACAATCAACTAATTCTCCAGCTTTTCTATTGCAGAATCTACCATTTTCCCTTTTGCCGGAAAACAGCCTTGGATTAATAAAGCTGCCCCAAAAATAATAAGTACTATGCTAATGCCTTTCTTAACTTTAATGATGTTTGATGGGGTTAAAAACCTTCTTAACTGCTTAGCAGCCATTATCTTGAAAATATCAGTAATGAAATAAGCCGCAATTACTGCCGTAAAAAAAGTGAGCATTCTTGATGGCACCATATTAAGCTTAGGCCCGGTTGTAATAATTATAGTTAACCAGAAACCAAGTACGCCAACATTTATAAAGTTGAGGAAAAAACCTTTGATGAAAAGCTTGAGGTAGTTTGTCTTTACAATATCGGCGCCTATTACGTCAATGGCCTCTTCTTTAGCGTCCTTTTTGTTTTTAAGGAAAGATATGACGCCAAAGGTTATCAGTATCAGCCCGCCAAAAATAAACAGCGCAGGATCGTTCTTAATGCTTTGTATAAGCCTGTAGCTGCTGAAATAAGCTATAAGGATAAAAACAATATCTGCCAGAATTACGCCAAAATTAAACGCCATTGCGGCCCTTATGCCTTTTAACACACTGGTTTCAAGGAGTACAAAAAATACAGCTCCGGGCATGAAACTCAGTATGAAACCCCAGGGTATGGCTATAAGGATATCGTTCAGCATTCGTTTGTTTTAGCGAACGCAATTTAGTGTTTTAATCTTAATGATAAAATAACATTACTCCCGCACTTTTATCTTACCGCCTGCAGCCGTGCGCTTCTTCACCTGTTTCGGATTGCCGTAAATATCAATGGTACCCCCTGCCCTTATTTGGGCATCAGCCAGTATTTTTGCGGTAATATCTGCATTGCCTCCTGCATTTATAACAATTTCAGTGGTTTGTGTTTCAAGGGGTTTTGCTTTGAGTTTGCCTGCTGATGTAATGCTGTTATCATGATAGGCGGCCTTTCCGCTTAACTCAAGCTCACCACCGGTTTGTATGCGTGATTTCAGTTTTTGCACATCCAGAATCAGTTTAACTACGCCGCCTTCCTGTGCATCAATTTCAAAAGATGTAGCCTTGAAAGTATCTTCACTTGATACATAGGCACCTTCATAAGCACCTATATGGTCTATGTTTTTATAATATAGCGTTGCTGTAATATCTTCACCCTGAAGCAGTTTCAAAGTCTTCATTTTAACTTTAAGCGTATTGCCTTTAGTTACAGGCTCTACATCTTCTGCTTTTGCGCCTCTAATAACTATCTTATTTTCAGTTGATGCCACCAGCTTCAGGCTAATTTGGTCATATACTTTCACCGTAGAGAAATCACCGAGATTTAAGGTAATTTCCTGTGCTGATACTGATAGTCCTGCTATTACAAAAGCTATTAAAATTAATCTCTTCATAAAATGTAATCGTTAAGATTCCTGTTTCTTTCCTAAATAATGAAAATCAAGCTGCTTCTTCACCAGGTCGGCATGTTTAAGCTTTACCATTACTTCATCACCCAGCTGAATTATATTGCCGCTTACCTCGCCAACAAGCGCATATTGCTTTTCATCAAATGTGTAATAATCATCTTTAATTTCACGGATGCGGCACATGCCTTCGCATTTATTCTCAATGATTTCTACATATATTCCCCACTCCGTAACACCTGATACCACACCAAGGAACTCTTCATCACGGTGATCCATCATGTATTTCACCTGCATATATTTTATGCTATCGCGCTCTGCATTGGCTGCCAGGGCTTCCATGGTTGATGAATGTGCACACTTTTCTTCGTAGGTATCTGCATCTGCAGATTTACCACCATCAAGATAATACTGGAGCAAACGGTGTGCCATGACGTCCGGATAACGGCGTATGGGCGACGTAAAATGCGAATAATATTCAAATGCCAAGCCGTAGTGGCCTATGTTATCTGTTGAATATTTTGCCTTACTCATACTTCGTATGGCCAGCGTATCAACAAGGTTTTGCTCTTTTTACCCTGCACTTCGCCAAGCAGATTATTCAATGATTTCGAGATACCGTTCTTTGATTTGAAATCAAGCTTATACCCGAATTTCGAGATAACCGTTTGCAGCGCAATTAGCTTATCTTCATCC
This genomic interval carries:
- the folB gene encoding dihydroneopterin aldolase, coding for MGIIKLQNIRTFSYHGCLEEEAKIGSDYRVDLEIKADMRKPKETDELADTVDYVHLNRIVVEEMAIRSKLLEHVAHRIVKRIFAELPEVSRILLGVSKLNPPIGGDVEMVIVQLEEYRS
- a CDS encoding LTA synthase family protein — protein: MKKLAHLKPILSFIFIGLCITTLSRLILFLVFEDRVDDSPHYWYIFPIGLRFDLILLCYLSFLPAIILSLVPDRFLSYFKVFLYGYFTLLLCILLIMELSTLDFVQQYDTRPNRLFLDYLIYPKEVIGTLFKSYLPSIIITLVVMSVFIYLLYRRRQKLFVPVTNDYKWRLLVFPVVAFLLFVGARSSLTSKRPINASNAVFSFDQLTNSFGLNSTYTVAFAAYSLKNEDNAAKMYGKMDKEEAYSRVKKYMTAAPEDFTDKDFPLLHIQDADFKRKKPCNIVIFLQESLGAEYVGALGGMPLTPEFDKLTKEGLLFRNLYCTGTRSVRGIEAVVSGFLPSPSESVVKLSNSQTGFFTLADILQDNGYDTSFIYGGMANFDNMAAFFNGNGFQNIIDEEDFDSDGKKYAMKGTWGYSDEDLAVKANDYFKTKGNKPFFSLMFSTSNHEPFEFPDGRIKLHDKEKNTVHNAMKYADFSIGKFFELAKKEAYFKNTIFIVIADHNTRTYGKSLVPVNKFHIPALVIGPGVPKGEKYTKLCSQIDMGPSLLSLAGITAETPMPGRNIFDIKPTDEGRAIMQFHDINAFRVEDRVVIMQPGKEPLQFRLINDTVMRPMRLDPELAKDALAHVITASNLYSDGKYKIKHKKKRV
- a CDS encoding LysE family translocator, with product MLNDILIAIPWGFILSFMPGAVFFVLLETSVLKGIRAAMAFNFGVILADIVFILIAYFSSYRLIQSIKNDPALFIFGGLILITFGVISFLKNKKDAKEEAIDVIGADIVKTNYLKLFIKGFFLNFINVGVLGFWLTIIITTGPKLNMVPSRMLTFFTAVIAAYFITDIFKIMAAKQLRRFLTPSNIIKVKKGISIVLIIFGAALLIQGCFPAKGKMVDSAIEKLEN
- a CDS encoding head GIN domain-containing protein, with translation MKRLILIAFVIAGLSVSAQEITLNLGDFSTVKVYDQISLKLVASTENKIVIRGAKAEDVEPVTKGNTLKVKMKTLKLLQGEDITATLYYKNIDHIGAYEGAYVSSEDTFKATSFEIDAQEGGVVKLILDVQKLKSRIQTGGELELSGKAAYHDNSITSAGKLKAKPLETQTTEIVINAGGNADITAKILADAQIRAGGTIDIYGNPKQVKKRTAAGGKIKVRE